The sequence CGCTGGAGAACCCCGATGACCCACACCGCCGACAGCCACGACCTGATCCGCGTCCACGGCGCTCGCGTGAACAACCTCAAGGACGTCAGCGTCGAGCTGCCGAAGCGGCGGCTGACGGTGTTCACCGGGGTCTCCGGCTCCGGCAAGAGTTCCCTGGTGTTCAGCACGATCGCGGCCGAGTCGCAGCGGCTGATCAACGAGACCTACAGCACCTTCGTGCAGGGTTTCATGCCCACGCTGGCCCGGCCCGACGTCGACGTCCTCGACGGAATCACCACCGCGATCATCGTCGACCAGGAGCGGATGGGCGCGAACGCGCACTCCACCGTCGGCACCGCGACCGACGCGAACGCGATGCTGCGCATCCTGTTCAGCAGGCTCGGGAAGCCGCACATCGGTTCCCCGCAGGCGTTTTCGTTCAACGTCGCCTCGATCAGCGGCGCCGGTGCGGTGACCATCGAAAAGGGCGGGCGCCGGATCAAGGAGCGCCGCAGCTTCAGCATCACCGGCGGCATGTGCCCGCGCTGCGAAGGCCGCGGCAAGGTCAACGACATCGACCTCACCGCGCTCTTCGACGAGAACAAGTCGCTCAACGAAGGCGCGATCACCATCCCGGGCTACAGCATGGAAGGCTGGTACGGCCGCATCTTCCGCGGCTCCGGCTTCTTCGACCCGGACAAGCCGATCAAGAAGTACACCAAGAAGCAGTTCGCCGACCTCGTCTACAAGGAACCGACCAAGATCAAGGTCGACGGCATCAACCTGACCTACACGGGGCTCGTCCCGGCGATCCAGAAGTCCTTCCTGGCCAAGGACGTCGATGCGATGCAGCCGCACATCCGCGCGTTCGTCGAGCGGGCGGTGACCTTCCAGAGCTGCCCTGACTGCGGCGGCACGCGGCTGTCGGCGGAAGCCCGGTCGTCGAAGATCGACGGGCTCAGCATCGCCGACGCGTGCGAGATGCAGATCAGCGACCTCGCCGCCTGGGTCGGGAAGCTCTCGGAGCCGTCGGTCGCGCCGCTGCTGGACGCGCTGAAGCACACGCTCGACTCGTTCGTCGAGATCGGCCTCGGCTACCTCTCGCTCGACCGTCCATCCGGGACGCTGTCCGGCGGGGAAGCCCAGCGCACCAAGATGATCCGCCACCTCGGGTCGTCACTGACCGACGTCACCTACGTCTTCGACGAGCCGACGATCGGGCTGCACCCGCACGACATCGCGCGCATGAACGAGCTGTTGCTGCAGCTGCGGGACAAGGGCAACACGGTGCTGGTCGTCGAGCACAAGCCGGAGGCGATCGCGATCGCCGACCA is a genomic window of Amycolatopsis lexingtonensis containing:
- a CDS encoding ATP-binding cassette domain-containing protein encodes the protein MTHTADSHDLIRVHGARVNNLKDVSVELPKRRLTVFTGVSGSGKSSLVFSTIAAESQRLINETYSTFVQGFMPTLARPDVDVLDGITTAIIVDQERMGANAHSTVGTATDANAMLRILFSRLGKPHIGSPQAFSFNVASISGAGAVTIEKGGRRIKERRSFSITGGMCPRCEGRGKVNDIDLTALFDENKSLNEGAITIPGYSMEGWYGRIFRGSGFFDPDKPIKKYTKKQFADLVYKEPTKIKVDGINLTYTGLVPAIQKSFLAKDVDAMQPHIRAFVERAVTFQSCPDCGGTRLSAEARSSKIDGLSIADACEMQISDLAAWVGKLSEPSVAPLLDALKHTLDSFVEIGLGYLSLDRPSGTLSGGEAQRTKMIRHLGSSLTDVTYVFDEPTIGLHPHDIARMNELLLQLRDKGNTVLVVEHKPEAIAIADHVVDLGPRAGSAGGEVVFEGTVDGLRKSGTLTGRHLDDRASLKPSVRSPSGVLEVRGASTHNLQDVDVDIPLGVLVVVTGVAGSGKSSLIHGSVSGGEGVVTVDQAGIRGSRRSNPATYTGLLEPIRKAFAKANGVKPALFSANSEGACPNCNGAGVVYTDLGIMAGTATPCEVCDGKRFSAEVLEYTFGGRDISEVLGMSVAEALEFFADGDAKTPAAHKILTHLSDVGLGYLTLGQPLTTLSGGERQRIKLATHMAEQGGVYVLDEPTAGLHLADVEQLLGLLDRLVDSGKSVIVIEHHQAVMAHADWIIDLGPGAGHDGGKVVFEGTPAQLVKARKKTLTGRHLAEYIA